A window of Solanum stenotomum isolate F172 chromosome 9, ASM1918654v1, whole genome shotgun sequence genomic DNA:
ctaaCAGAAATAATGGTTGTCAAATTTACATACTCAAGTAACTCTGACCAATTTGTCAAGTTTGAGTGAATAAGAGGAATAAACAGaggaataaacaaaaataataataataaacgaAGCACTAAAGAAAACATCTTGGTGTAACATCTCTGCCTTGGTTTGGGATCCAGGGCAGAGATCTTTTTAATCTCTGTCTCTATTCCGGACTCAATCCAAAATGGCGTTTCAAGATTTTGATCAAATTTCAGAGCGGAGAAAGCTTGAGAGACagcaaaaaatgaagaagaggaTAATGATTGGTGTTGTATTACTACTCATCATTCTCATCGCTGTTGTTGCTGCTGTTGTCTATTTTGTTGTGTTTAAAAACAAGAGCGATGATCCCTCCTCCGCTAGCAAATCTAATAAGAACGCGTCAACACCTCCTCCGAAAGAACCTGCCACCCATGAAACACCAAAGGCTGATGCATCACCACCTCCATCTGAGGCTGCTGATACAGCACCACCTTCTGATGAAGGTGGTGCTGCCGCCCCTCCACCAAATGAGGATGGTGCTGCAACAGCACCGGCTGGGGATGCAGCACCTCCTGCACCATCACCCCAGGAGGATGGTAATGATGCAGCAGCCCCAGCCCCTTCACCACAAGGTGAAGGAGCTATGGGAGCAATATGCGCAACAACAGATTTCAGTCAAAGTTGTGGGGACATTCTATCAAAAGTTTTACAAGCAAATGCCTCTGGTGCTCAACCCACAGATCTTCTCAAGGCAACCGTATCTGCAGCTATCGATGAGATTGCTACCGGCATTGTAGAACTAGACAAAATCAACAAGGATATCCCAGAGAAGGCCGTTGCTCATGACGATTGTATGGCCCTCCTTGGTGATGCTAAAAAAGACTTGAACACTTCCATTTACTTGCTTGAAGGTGGCATTAATGATGTCGCCACAACAACCGCTGAACTTAATAACAAGTTAAGTGCAGCCTTGACATACCAAGGCATGTGTGTGGATGGATACCCTGAAGCAGACCAGTCCACGGTGCAAAGCGCCTTGAAAAAAACCGAGGAACACACCATCAATTCTCTCGCTGTTGCCTCCGGATTGTCATCATCATCCCCTCAACCAAATAATAGCGCTAAAAGACGTCTTCTAACAACACGATTAGGTATTCCCGCATGGATTAAACAAGGTGATCGAAGAATGTTGGATGAAGAAGAAGGCAAAGACATGAAGGCTTTTATAAACATCACTGTTGCAAAAGATGGTAGTGGTAATTTTAGTTCCATAAATGAAGCTCTAAAGGCGGTACCACAAAGCTTTGAAGGAAGGTACAAATATTTACTCCATTTTTTACAAATGCAATTAATTAATAGTTGGATctttctattttcttatataattatGATAATGCAGgttctttatttatattaaagaaGGAGTTTATGAAGAGAATGTAGTTGTGTCACAAGTCAATCTTACATTTCTTGGAGATGGATCCCAAAAGAGTATCATTAGCGGCAGCAAAAACATTGTGGACGACCTCACAACATACCAAACCGCAACAGTTGGTAAGTAATAATGAATAAAAGGATGCATGATAGAAGGTGGAATAACTAATTCATAAACAACTTAACtctgcataactaatatatatgcataactctaaccagcTACCAGACGAACCTTCAACCATGACCAATGAAATAATCTTTTTGGAGCTTTGTTGATGTGGACAATATCATTAGGGATTATTATACAATGTTTAATTgactatataagaaaagaaCTAATGTTGCATTACTTGATGCATTACCTTTGTTGCATCATATTGTAAAGTCAATTTTATTCTTCATTTCCCTCCTATGTCTTGTGCAGCTATTTCAGGAGATGGATTTATTGCATATAAGATAGGATTCCGTAACACCGCGGGTCCTGAAAAATTACAAGCAGTGGCTCTACGAGTCCAAGCTGATCATGTAATATTTATGAATTGTCGCATGGAGGGTCACCAAAGTGTGATCTATGCTCAAGCCTATCGACAATTCTATCGTGGATGTTACATCACAGGCACAGTTGACATCATATCAGGCAACGCGGCTGCTGTGTTCCAAAACTGTCAAATTTACCTAAGGAAACCAATGAATGACCAAAAGAATGTCATTACTGCACAAGGAAGGTTGAACAAGCGCCAAACCACAGGGACCGTCTTGCAAAGTTGTAGCATTTTCGCAGACGATACACTTGAACCTGAAAAATCAAAGTTCAAGAGTTACTTGGGTCGACCAATGAAGGAATACTCTAGGACGATTGTTATGGAAACGGACATTACTGATGTAATTGATCCAGAAGGATGGGAGGCTACGAACGGGGACTACGCATTGAGCACTCTGTATTTCGGGGAATATACCAACAGAGGAGCTGGATCTGAAACGGGCTCTAGAGTTAAGTGGGCTGGATATCAAGGCTCAATAAGTAAGGATATCGCGTTGAATTACACTGTTGAATCCTTCTTACAAGGCCAAACTTGGTTGAAGGATCTCGATGTTCAAGTTCGTTTTAGCCTTTCCAGCTAATCATCGTCgtcgtcatcatcatcatcttcatcatgTCAAATTAATCTCTCTTCCTCTTAATTCCATGTCAAATTATGATCGTCTTCATCTTAGTTATCTTTAATTTAGTCTATTCTTAATCATCATCTTGTACAAGTTGTGAACATTCTGcgaaaaaaaattctaagacGTATGTACGTACATACATACGTACGTACGTTATTACAAAGAAGCTATATATACTGAATAATTGTAATGAATACTATTCATTATGTAATTTTCACTTGTGCGTGATAGAGGCAACGAAATGGGGAAAAAACGTATTAGTGTATTTGAAGGAATAATATAAATGGATCATGTAACTTGTCTCGAATTTTCAACTGCATACCTAAAATTATGTGGGACACTTATTATGTCATTTATCTTTTATGTAGGCTTTTGTGTGATGATATTTAGAATCACGATTTTGTGTATTGTTATTGAATGCCTATTATTTTTTGcattatgtttattttaatttttctgaaATGCTATCACTATCTCAATAATTTTGTAACAGGAAAAGTCTTCTCTATGCCGTTTGAACAAACCGCGACAATTTAAATTGCAATTGacgtaaaataatatgtataggTAATTaatcatcattatcatatttAGTAACGGATTCAAGAGTTTAACTCAGGGGTTcggaatataaaaatataaatgtgtgaaCTAGAATGCAAAGTACAAACTCCAAAAAGAGATCACAACCAATACTTCTCAAGCTTCTTAACAATATCACTAGAcgtagggatggcaatggggcggtaCGGGGTGGGTTGAGCTTATCCTGCAATATTTTAATCCGCCCCACCCCGTATAacatatcttttcattttcaacccacCCTGCCCCGCATAGACCCGTTTCGCATGAACCCGTcccgcataatttttttaataataagatagtgacttaaaattttattttttagaggtcaattgggaaacatgtaagaaattgaattatttttattgaaccattttcatttactatcttgaatattttagtagttttaaagaatttatcttaataaataatgctctatcacttttataaatgtaaaaaattaaaattaagtttaaacccacataaaatcacatatatccGCCCTGCCCTGcattagtttaaaaaaaaaccacTTCAACCCGCACCGCATCCCACCCGCCCTCGCCCCATATAGCCTTAAACCCGCTCCACCCCGCATCTGCCTCGCCCCATAGTCATCCCAATCTAAATGGGGTTTCATTGTTTGAAAAGTAGGGTTGTTCttggttatggttaaaaaaccAAACTGAACCGCAATTCGAACCAGACTTATTTAAAAAAGTGATAGTTGGTGTGGTTTGCttaggtttggttttaaattttgaaaatagatactatttgttttggttttactaaaaaaaccGCAAAAACAATCAAACAGAACCGagaaattatgtatataaattttataattatttatatatattattcataaataaaatataaaatttttgttaaattttaattaacttaagtcttaactttaccattttctcaaGCCTAACACTTTGTAGCCCGACTATTAAAACCCTAAGACCAAGTCCATCATAATTTATTACTGTAACATCCTAccttagaaagaactaattttagCAAGAACTAATttagaaagagctaatttgAGAATTTGACAAAttatgcttaagttgtgagttttgggtcaacttcaaacggctgTAACTTTTAGTACAGGATGAGTTATGTAACACTCCAAAAACtagttgtcacgccccgagcctacaccttggacgtggccagcactcggagaccattgttggccccgagcgaacccttagcctggcttacttaactcagcggaagacttaaactcaACAAAGGTAAGTTCATATAgtaaactagaatgttataaagaaCATccaactggccattaaggcaaactaaAGTCTCAACATgggataatgacaatgaaaagactaaacaactaacatctgactgtctatgaagcctctaataacaactgaaatggatgttgggacaaaccccacaacatcttAATGAACTAAACTATGAAGCAATAAAATGGatcctccagaatgcaaggaggctcatcaacagactctgaactgtTCACTGGATCGACAATGCGCCGAAATACCAATCCtagttacatgtgtctgcatcataagacgatgtaggccaactggcatcagtacattgaatgtacgagtatgcgagttggaatgctaaaacaacataggctcgaaagaaattatgaaagaaacacttaccttggctcttctcaactcctgaatacttaaataaactcatttcattataaggcaatttaaaaacaagtgcaatataaagaaaaaactgtTGAAAACATGCTgtcaattcaaaataataatatcataaaaagacaaaccatgctccctctcaaagtctacttgtgcaatgcatgaatgaagtcccatacccccattcacactaagcagaaccccttgaggaaccatgctactactgctgtgggagtttctctaaccgacaaccatcacttaagaactatagtgatgatacagtgttTTACCTTACGCTGCCGAGGCccatcttataccttgccgtgatataggaagctaattcactaagtagatccactagtctatgcgaaaaggatattcatctaaaaagtatgacccttttatATCCacgatgactacatggtttatggagacttgagttaatgtgaattcgcatccccatatcggtgctcaatattactcccaaaaatatacttaggtcatatatttttttaaacatacttcttctgtgatttgagattagtgctaaaaaacttagctcaaagacaatcttgaaaatctcagtttccctgcttgcttcatttagaaagctatttttcttttctgaaaactagcccgaaggctctttgaaaatctcagtttctgttCTTataacttctttgggaatacttagttccctaatagcttttgagaaataaactcaactctttacactttacttaacttgaaactttcaGTCTTAAGACGAAGTtaaaaacatttgtgaaagacttttgaaaactttaagaacttatcttgacttaactcttgacttctcttgactttgatcttaactgctctcAACTTGAcccttaactgatccttgaattgaattacggattcaaggattaagatttgtgattggaaggagctcatgatgtttaggaatgattattgatagttaaacatgagaaaagaccaaaaatcaatatttgaaggTGGGTCTGCGACGTGgaggcataattaaattttggtttcgaAAACGTCTTTTGAAGCAGAACACCTCGTGTCAGCTCCGCGACGCGAACTTCAAATCTGGGCACTAGGCATGCGACGCACAGCCACCCTCTGATTTTGttcgacgaaatttcttcttcgttttccagccccaattcacccaaactcggttctttttctcgaattacttttagatacagatactCAGCAAAAGTACTtaagaacctaactcgaaaCGACTCTATAATGCGACGTAACGAACTCAAAAACTTCTCAATTCGTCCCAATTCatgaacaacattcaaattcaagaattcatgtcaagaacatcaactttcaaactcttttaggatgaatttcactgaactaaacatgtttgacgcgtgggtgaacgaacctaACGCTATaagagactcacataccttgtagggatcacccccgacgaattccacaagTTAAACTTCGACGATCTTGGcgattcttcttctttctcctcttcttttctcttctctcaaaaccctaaccctttttccaaaagcgtaaactgatctaattcagCTCAGgcccctaattaattacaaaaaaacgaattaaaataaaagggtaagaaaaagaccaGACTACCCtttaaaatccggattggactttccttaatccaacagcccaacttccaaaaggcctaactcactcatacgaactcggattTGCggaaacttggcggcgttggaaagataattccaagatatttccaacCATAACTGGAATTACACCTAAACCATCCTGATCTagaagttatgaccatttgaagttgaccaaaaactcaacttttcccaacttaaccaaatttccaaattttaattctttccaaaaatgactatttccaattataatcttcttcctagttattttaaattgcgAAATGTTacactagtaggctaaactagagctaagTGTAAGAGTTAGAACCAAGGAAGAGGACTAGGGCAGTTCACTCTTCCATGGACACTGCCTCACCTTCTATGACCACcaccatggctcgtggtggTCTAGGCAGTGGCTAAGCCAAGGCTGCCCAAAACAGCCCCCCCAcatgagccacttcacggctcatGGTGATGACCACGActcgtgggaaggctcgtggtggtgccttagatttttagggtttaatgaGNCAAAAGTACTtaagaacctaactcgaaaCGACTCTATAATGCGATGTAACGAACTCAAAAGCTTCTCAATTCGTCCCAATTCatgaacaacattcaaattcaagaattcatgtcaagaacatcaactttcaaactcttttaggatgaatttcactgaactaaacatgtttgatgcgtgggtgaacgaacctaacgctatgagagactcacataccttgtagggatcacccccgacgaatttcACAAGTTAAACTTTGACGATCTTGGcgattcttcttctttctcctcttcttttctcttctctcaaaaccctaaccctttttccaaaagcgtaaactgatctaattcagCTCAGGCCCCTAATTAATtacagaaaaaaaatgaattaaaataaaagggtaaggaaaagaccaaactaccctttaaaatccagattggactttccttaatccaacagcccaacttccaaagggcctaactcactcatacgaactctgATTTGCggaaacttggcggcgttggaaagataattccaagatatttccaacCATAACTGGAATTACACCTAAACCATCCTGATctagaagttatggccgtttgaagttgaccaaaaacttaaCTTTTCCcaacttaaccaaattttcagattttaattctttccaaaaatgactatttccaattataatcttcttcctagttattttaaattgcgAAATGTTACattagtaggctaaactagagctaagTGTAAGAGTTAGAACCAAGGAAGAGGACTAGGGCAGTTCACTCTTCCATGGACACTGCCTCACCTTCTATGACCACcaccatggctcgtggtggTCTAGGCAGTGGCTAAGCCAAGGCTGCCCAAAACAGCCCCCCCAcatgagccacttcacggctcatGGTGATGACCACGActcgtgggaaggctcgtggtggtgccttagatttttagggtttaatgaGAAGGTTGCCTAGCTACTGTATCATGACCACGAGAGGCACCACAGCTCGTGGTAGGCACTATGGCTCATGGAGCCTCAATGAAGGGGTTTTTCACTAGCCTTAGAGTTTAGTGTCAACTACAAATGATCATATatcttagctcaaaatgaattaggtgggacattacctatccaattaaaggtctctgagtcctctttccaacgccatcaagTTTTCCCAATTCtgatctcggagtaaaaagttattcctgaaatagtgaagcactgtcaggctgaAAATTCTTCACGACCCGTTTGACGGGCCGTGGTGATGATGACGATCCGTGAAGACGTCCGTCATGCCATTTCGGCAGTTTCCAGCAAGGGAACTTCCTGGGTCTTTtcccaattgttttaactcaaaGTTATGTCATTTTGCCCaagcctaggacccctatataagtcattttaaccccaaaactcacaCAATTAAGTCATTTATTCCAAGACCCAAATAAAATCCCCAAAAGCTCTTCTCTCAAATATCTCTCTCTCTAGAAATATCAATCTAGGTCAAGTTTCCATTGTTTCAAGCTAGGTAGgttttgtaatcaaggtatgttagcttattcatccatggagtcccctagaattcccAAATTTGACGAAGAACTTCCctaattcaagttagggtttcttcaatgttgtgggttatggtggatgttgatccaattgagtgaatattgattgtttatgattgaattactagtgagttatgatattatgatgaaattgcatgattccatggttaaccctagtctaattgatgaaattgaagcaatgtgggtttatgccttgtgaaATTGAAGACTTAAAGTTGATCTTCTAGAGTTGAAGTAATATAGAGAAATTGATCAAGAATAGAAGCatgtaaacatgaattgaattggATTAAAGATTATATGATGGATCTTGACTAGTAATGAATgagattgaacctttatgatgaattaagaCTAGAGTTGCTTAAAGATGAAGCTTGTGACTAGATTATCTTGTGATCTAgatatgtatgatgattgtaagaagtaaagcttcgagagtaaggcttgtagtcatgaatgatgatcactatgactttgagagtaaagttaatatgatgaactatgaatgctaaggctttgagagtaaaatgaATATGATCATGACCTAGTTGtagtgttgttgaaaggttagtctcatatacacacttaggcatgaatatgatatgatgtgaaaggtttgtcacatgtagtgattctaaggttggaagactagtctcacatattgaatctatgagctttagtatgagttatgttggattgagtttcaagacattcttccataaatatgaacttaagtcaagacttaatatgaacttaatgggaattatgcttagcaccaagtggatattgatatgagTTGGGAGCTTTTCCGTTAGTAGAGGTTGGGT
This region includes:
- the LOC125877054 gene encoding probable pectinesterase/pectinesterase inhibitor 13, with product MAFQDFDQISERRKLERQQKMKKRIMIGVVLLLIILIAVVAAVVYFVVFKNKSDDPSSASKSNKNASTPPPKEPATHETPKADASPPPSEAADTAPPSDEGGAAAPPPNEDGAATAPAGDAAPPAPSPQEDGNDAAAPAPSPQGEGAMGAICATTDFSQSCGDILSKVLQANASGAQPTDLLKATVSAAIDEIATGIVELDKINKDIPEKAVAHDDCMALLGDAKKDLNTSIYLLEGGINDVATTTAELNNKLSAALTYQGMCVDGYPEADQSTVQSALKKTEEHTINSLAVASGLSSSSPQPNNSAKRRLLTTRLGIPAWIKQGDRRMLDEEEGKDMKAFINITVAKDGSGNFSSINEALKAVPQSFEGRFFIYIKEGVYEENVVVSQVNLTFLGDGSQKSIISGSKNIVDDLTTYQTATVAISGDGFIAYKIGFRNTAGPEKLQAVALRVQADHVIFMNCRMEGHQSVIYAQAYRQFYRGCYITGTVDIISGNAAAVFQNCQIYLRKPMNDQKNVITAQGRLNKRQTTGTVLQSCSIFADDTLEPEKSKFKSYLGRPMKEYSRTIVMETDITDVIDPEGWEATNGDYALSTLYFGEYTNRGAGSETGSRVKWAGYQGSISKDIALNYTVESFLQGQTWLKDLDVQVRFSLSS